In Marasmius oreades isolate 03SP1 chromosome 1, whole genome shotgun sequence, one DNA window encodes the following:
- a CDS encoding uncharacterized protein (antiSMASH:Cluster_1.1; BUSCO:EOG09265LEG), with translation MVTSPSNTDETGPIAISIRRKLTALEPSEIAIVNDSWQHRHHAAMRAQGGNNGETHFSIHIVSDAFQGKTTIQRHRMIYDLLVEELQQGLHSLSLKTKTPAEIQK, from the exons ATGGTTACTTCGCCCTCGAATACTGATGAAACCGGTCCCATAGCCATCTCTATCCGTCGAAAG CTGACGGCGCTCGAACCCTCTGAGATTGCGATTGTGAATGATTCGTG GCAACACCGACATCACGCTGCAATGAGAGCCCAAGGTGGAAATAATGGAGAAACTC ATTTCTCCATTCACATTGTGTCTGATGCCTTTCAGGGAAAG ACAACCATACAACGCCATCGCATGATCTACGATCTTCTTGTCGAGGAACTGCAACAAGGCCTGCACTCCCTGTCCTTGAAGACCAAAACCCCAGCCGAGATTCAGAAATGA
- a CDS encoding uncharacterized protein (antiSMASH:Cluster_1.1), whose protein sequence is MSSSRNGGARPTLPSIRDVFREELRSPPRTRPESPSLTLARLRVDDDVSSIQRGPPNHLGDVRSSYTSTSAVRRPSLPLPPSTPRSVPTYPSQVAYTYPHPSYSGPSPYIHQAQERTPTAGYQMHHPGIPYDSRYPPVHDHRLYARHPDNTPPLGSSYKHHDFQESSSSQTDLHIMDQSLPAGSKYECGYCGKGFNRPSSLKIHLNSHTGEKPFRCPVESCGRSFSVLSNMRRHARVHTQPSKDTSGDEGNDSHTHTRRGASPPKPGNAAPSLWHYRRDSSGSTSSSGSRRSYSVSSDSGDELDVPMPPGKRARASYAK, encoded by the exons ATGTCGTCTTCAAGGAACGGTGGTGCGCGTCCTACGCTTCCCTCCATCCGCGATGTATTTCGGG AGGAACTTCGTAGTCCCCCTAGGACTCGCCCTGAATCACCTTCTTTGACACTCGCTCGACTCCGAGTCGATGATGATGTCTCGTCAATCCAACGTGGCCCGCCTAATCATCTGGGTGACGTG CGGAGCTCATACACCTCAACATCCGCTGTTCGAAGGCCCTCCTTACCTTTACCTCCCTCCACTCCCCGCAGTGTACCTACCTATCCTTCACAAGTTGCATATACGTACCCGCATCCTTCGTATTCAGGGCCCTCTCCCTATATCCATCAAGCACAGGAGCGCACACCGACCGCCGGATACCAGATGCATCATCCGGGAATACCCTATGACTCACGGTATCCTCCTGTTCATGATCATCGCTTGTATGCTCGCCATCCTGACAATACGCCGCCGCTGGGAAGCTCGTACAAGCATCACGATTTCCAGGAATCATCGAGCTCCCAAACCGATCTGCATATAATGGATCAAAGTTTACCCGCGGGCTCCAAGTACGAATGTGGGTATTGTGGTAAGGGATTTAACCGTCCTAGTAGCCTAAAG ATTCACTTGAACAGTCACACGGGAGAAAAAC CCTTTCGGTGTCCAGTCGAAAGCTGTGGCAGAAGTTTCAGTGTTCTAAGTAACATGCGCCGACACGCCCGCGTACACACGCAACCTTCCAAAGATACCTCAGGAGACGAAGGCAACGATAGCCACACACACACACGCCGTGGCGCGTCCCCACCAAAACCTGGAAATGCCGCCCCATCGCTTTGGCACTATCGTCGGGACAGCAGTGGTTCGACCTCTAGCTCTGGTTCTCGCAGGAGCTACAGCGTGTCATCTGATTCTGGTGATGAACTGGACGTCCCAATGCCACCAGGAAAACGAGCTCGTGCATCTTATGCAaaataa
- a CDS encoding uncharacterized protein (antiSMASH:Cluster_1.1; CAZy:GH53), which produces MILFGRLAPLAIALSLLTPLVSALTYHGADYSSLINLEKSGRTYKDSGSTAKFDAILAKHGTNLARIRIWTSSSDANYDLNYGIQLAKRAKALGMKLLIDLHYSDTWADPGHQAIPSGWPTDLSGLNSKIYTYTKDLVSTFSAQGVPIDFIQIGNEINDGMLWPTGRISVNGYSPLSQLLHSAANGVRDASSSVKIMVHLADGWKGSAVSSFYQQIFLPGQFATSDIDIMGFSMYPFYNTGATLSALKSSLTSLITKYNKDIMIVETDWAVSCPGVTMSEPSIPISTDGQTSWVSKIRDVVAGLPGGHGLGIVYWEPGWIGNANLGSSCANMNIHPPQDALLVDGSGNTRSSITMFSAAM; this is translated from the exons ATGATTCTCTTCGGACGTCTTGCGCCCTTGGCCATCGCACTCTCACTCTTGACACCTCTCGTCAGTGCCCTAACTTATCATGGAGCCGATTACTCTTCCTTGATTAACCTCGAAAAGAGTGGTCGCACGTACAAAGACAGTGGCAGTA CTGCCAAATTCGACGCTATCCTTGCTAAACACGGAACCAATCTCGCACGAATCCGTATTTGGACCAGCTCCAGCGATGCCAATTACGATCTGAATTATGGAATACAACTGGCAAAAAGGGCAAAGGCGCTTGGGATGAAGTTGTTAATTGATTTGCACTACAGCGACACTT GGGCCGACCCTGGTCATCAAGCAATCCCATCTGGTTGGCCTACGGATTTGAGCGGATTGAACAGCAAG ATCTACAC CTACACCAAAGATCTCGTCTCCACTTTCTCAGCCCAAGGTGTCCCTATTGACTTTATCCAG ATTGGAAATGAGATCAACGATGGCATGTTATGGCCTACAGGACGTATCTCCGTTAATGGCTACTCCCCCCTCTCTCAGCTCCTTCATTCGGCAGCCAACG GTGTCCGAGATGCCTCTTCATCAGTCAAGATCATGGTTCACCTCGCTGACGGATGGAAAGGTTCTGCCGTATCCTCTTTTTATCAGCAAATTTTCCTCCCCGGTCAATTCGCTACATCTGACATCGATATCATGGGTTTCTCAATGTACCCGTTTTACAATACCGGCGCGACCCTCTCCGCCTTGAAATCGTCTCTTACAAGTTTGATCACCAAATACAATAAA GACATCATGATCGTGGAAACTGACTGGGCCGTTTCTTGTCCTGGTGTAACAATGAGCGAGCCTTCAATTCCAATCAGCACTGACGGGCAGACTTCATGG GTATCTAAAATCCGAGATGTAGTCGCTGGCCTTCCAGGTGGCCATGGACTTGGCATTGTGTACTGGGAACCGGGATGGATTGGCAACGCTA ACTTGGGTTCAAGCTGTGCA AATATGAATATTCACCCACCACAGGACGCACTTCTAGTCGATGGCTCTGGAAACACTCGTTCATCCATCACCATGTTTTCTGCAGCCATGTAA
- a CDS encoding uncharacterized protein (antiSMASH:Cluster_1.1), with product MLAKGRATPMVIIFIAISFTLVVVVHHVHLSIADRKLPPGPRRLPIVGNLLHVPTLRPYPQFRKWARQYGPIFSLRLGPQTMIVLNSAEVAHEILDNRARKYSSRAPPHVAHDIMSDGQRLVFLPYDKEWKAAKKSMQALFTTAKIREMRRTQELESRVLLYDLLCHRQQSLSADFTEFVGDGVPDRHWFAIIRRYTTSVVMTATYGNRVNRVVDNPHLHKIYDVLANFAHVGQPGNYLADAFPIFRKLPDWLAPWRVAARKMHEWEMELWGGLLQRCKNELRAGKEHVTNYVSTYLRQRIDSTGIEDAPGKGILPNGHLTDKLLAYTAGTILEAGSDTTASTMQSFILFMVTHPYVLRTLREEIDRVVGQSRMPGFEDEGNLPYLVACIKETLRRRPPTIMGIPHSSDEEDYYDGYLIPKNSTVVGNVWAIHMDPVAYPNPFAYDPERFLDDARCNKWNSGPDHKDRDHFVFGWGRRFCVGQNVAQDSLFLVLARIIWAFDLQVPRDPTSGNPLVPDINDEEATFTTGFVSVPKIYPVAFVPRTEEKAKMIIKSFEQAQEEWEILGLDRDQR from the exons ATGCTGGCAAAAGGCCGAGCAACACCCATGgtcatcatcttcatcgcTATTTCCTTCACTCTCGTGGTCGTTGTTCATCACGTTCACCTGTCAATCGCTGACAGAAAACTGCCTCCTGGTCCCCGCCGTCTTCCAATAGTCGGCAACTTGCTTCATGTACCGACACTGCGGCCTTATCCGCAG TTTCGAAAATGGGCCAGACAGTATGGACCCATATTTTCCCTCCGTCTCGGTCCACAAACAATGATTGTCCTCAACTCTGCGGAAGTCGCGCACGAGATCCTGGACAACAGGGCCAGAAAATACTCGAGCCGTGCACCCCCCCATGTCGCACACGATATTATGAGCGATGGACAGCGTCTGGTGTTTCTCCCGTATGACAAAGAATGGAAG GCTGCGAAGAAATCTATGCAGGCCCTGTTTACAACCGCCAAGATCAGAGAGATGCGACGCACCCAGGAACTGGAATCCCGCGTTCTGTTGTATGACCTGTTGTGCCATCGCCAACAAAGCCTTTCGGCCGATTTCACCGAGTTTGTCGGCGACGGCGTCCCAGATAGGCACTGGTTTGCCATTATTCGGCGCTAT ACCACAAGCGTTGTCATGACGGCCACTTACGGAAACCGTGTCAACCGTGTCGTTGATAATCCACACTT GCACAAGATATATGACGTTTTGGCCAACTTTGCTCATGTTGGCCAACCAGGAAATTACCTGGCAGATGCTTTCCCCATCTTTCGCAAGCTGCCCGACTGGCTCGCCCCATGGCGTGTAGCAGCCCGCAAAATGCACGAATG GGAAATGGAACTCTGGGGTGGCCTCCTCCAACGCTGCAAAAATGAATTAAGAGCTGGGAAAGAGCACGTAACAAACTACGTCTCAACCTATCTCCGCCAGCGTATAGACTCTACCGGGATTGAAGACGCTCCTGGTAAAGGCATTCTCCCCAATGGCCATCTAACAGACAAACTCCTCGCCTATACGGCCGGTACCATTCTTGAGGCCGGTTCAGACACGACCGCGAGTACCATGCAGAGCTTTATCTTATTCATGGTCACCCATCCATACGTCTTGAGGACCCTCCGCGAGGAGATCGACAGAGTCGTTGGCCAGTCGAGGATGCCCGGCTTTGAGGACGAGGGCAACCTGCCATATCTAGTCGCTTGTATCAAGGAAACACTACGGAGGAGACCTCCTACCATCATGG GCATTCCCCATTCATCCGACGAGGAAGATTACTACGACGGCTACCTCATCCCCAAAAATTCTACAGTCGTCGGTAACGTTTGGGCCATCCATATGGACCCCGTCGCTTATCCCAATCCATTTGCGTACGACCCAGAACGCTTCCTCGACGATGCCAGATGCAACAAGTGGAACAGTGGTCCTGATCACAAGGATCGAGACCA TTTCGTCTTTGGTTGGGGTCGTCGCTTCTGTGTAGGTCAGAATGTAGCCCAAGAttccctcttcctcgtccttgCTCGCATCATTTGGGCATTCGACCTTCAAGTCCCCCGTGACCCCACCTCCGGAAATCCCCTCGTTCCCGATATCAACGACGAAGAGGCCACTTTTACCACCGGTTTTGTCAGTGTGCCCAAAATATATCCTGTCGCCTTTGTTCCCAGAACGGAGGAGAAAGCAAAGATGATCATCAAGTCGTTTGAACAGGCACAGGAGGAGTGGGAGATATTAGGTCTGGATAGGGATCAGCGTTGA
- a CDS encoding Type I Iterative PKS (antiSMASH:Cluster_1.2), with the protein MTPSSQIISVPVFAGHGTNAIASRALRDQAVHDASNPAAAFLLSACYDAFQQESASLPSEVLDIPSFTSPQDFLNSIVCDPPVNNALLSSLSLFLVQVLRYYAHVEASSTPFSHHLTTNSNHGLGLLGFSSGILPACAVACSPDRLSFIRHTVQIFRFAFWLGLRCHQYTNDDLSHCKTRRSWSRVVIGIPVSELTSTLDAFNAKTPTVYLTAITNDTTMTVSGPPEILDTFVDLLRPSCRILTLPVDTLYHAPIHKDGVRKQVLADVERRNIKFPTTDDLCFPLRSTFTGEIIDVSCSLLEAVTDMILTQPVNWDKVTSSLFQAFPGDVPVSLLNFGPGTGLARNMAKSLPLTTTVDLSQVPSLPSDDGRVPIAIVGMAINMPGAPDVAKLWKVLEEGINTVSEVPMERFNVSEYNRPSDKASKRAMKAHTGNFIADPSLFDAHFFRISPREAKSMDPQQRILLHTAYEALENAGYVPDATPTFQKDTFGCYVGVATDDYIQNLRDEIDVYYSTGTLRAFLSGRISYAMGWSGPSIVIDTACSSSMVSLYQACRALSNNDCNAAIAGGVNIITSPDMMIGLDRGHFLSPTGQCKAFDASADGYSRSEGCGLFVLKRLSDAIAENDNILGVIRGIEVNQSGNAHSITHPHAPTQVKLFGKLLDKAGVDSHRVNVIEAHGTGTQAGDPNELESIRRTFCIGRPKSNPLHITSIKANIGHLEAASGAAGLAKLLLMLRHKTIPRLISLKNLNPLIAPLDTDTTVIDTVASQWEPSEPGIARLSMLNNFGAAGSNGALLLEEYSQAPRESSTPSTALPFCLSAKDARALEALRQRYVDYLKLPENENVDLGNLAYTMTARRQIYSSRLAITASTRQELIDKLQQAVPAQTTSSADVGVAFVFSGQGGQYVGMGADLYKTCPLFKRHLDECRDILLRMGFNDILSVILPSGVESGDEFEVYQTAVFSLEYSLAQLWMSWGLKPKAVIGHSLGEYAALVIAGVLSLRSALFIVASRVRLMLRTCALGTTGMIAVNIDPPKMAEVLASSADFDCLSIACYNSVSDCVVAGPHGQLKSLKARLDSELRFKNTILNVPFGYHSPAMKPLVRELDAVAETIRLSPPTIPIVSNVFGSLIEPRDSAVFTHTYFSRHCVEPVRFSEGFAMLLADAELSSSIWIEIGPHPTTLPMMKACPALPKNVRLLPSLRKQQDPWTVLSSSLCSLFLETSHVMWRDVYNHLGHVTCVDLPSYPFAPSKFWVAFRDNQPKIELPAEVPGSDDLVSEFSLLRSWVQRPSPANGNLAIFDVPISSLAKLITGHMVGDYPLCPASVYHELAMAAIRLSTEERHTDRHIVLRDIDYAKPLVYAKEDARSVRTSISLDNGTFSVFSVVPGESTEQTHCNGKFVWESTRKASQKFLQYIPVLNREIAAVDTNEEAELFSARTAYEIIFPRVVHYSKQYHSMRSLTVHPSGMDAHATIKVPHAETPGKYVVHPVFMDTLLHVAGFVANMQASTTEAYICSQVDCVKILPEVVDYDATYEVFCRNAWLPEDGLILADAYAVTSGSRPQIVAHLKRMHFRKVRLASLKRALNLVQGGGTQPHPSSATVPAPIAQRSAAPPSRGMDVVNQVRMAVAETCDLPISTIEVTSDLSSLGVDSLMSIEILSRLQTLFPAAQLDAHAFASLHTITEIAAEVASKGGLATEQACAPIAPIVPIVSEEDILESVRKAVADTCDLPVTAIDDSADLASLGVDSLMRIEIFSRLQSLFANTELDVHVLSSLSTVQEIVAEVRSKRNPSSSPATSTFSSPRSCKTVIGEETVADCSNVKTVIADILGIDAQEFSDDTNLECLGLDSLSSIEVMQAAQNTLSVSLPQDLFAAHRTVRDLNDFVLSKQHCPLSGALTKALQLDQMPLPLLQVSGSATPLFLIHDGSGLVNYYGRMRMTDIKRSVWGIFNPNFATSAPWDDLQSMAAEYASVISQSTKGDVLIGGWSFGGVVAYEAARQLMRMKNGRRVRGVVLIDSPSPVNHVPLSSSLIDVVVNLDQRLSKSEVARLVKAQFQMNSAILGKYQPSTDGPHPSLVLLRSSEGLKLKEDMEIPTWLSDRSDAREAVAGWQQLVGTEVRVMDIPGNHFEPFSEANIPLVSQRVAAACEYLESLE; encoded by the exons ATGACTCCTTCCTCTCAAATCATCAGTGTCCCTGTCTTTGCAGGACACGGCACCAATGCAATCGCCTCTCGTGCCTTACGTGATCAGGCCGTACACGATGCCTCCAATCCAGCTGCCGCCTTTCTCCTGAGCGCTTGCTACGATGCTTTCCAGCAAGAGAGTGCTTCATTGCCGTCCGAGGTTCTCGACATTCCATCCTTTACTTCTCCTCAGGACTTTCTCAATTCCATTGTTTGTGATCCACCAGTGAACAACGCCCTTCTCTCTAGtctttccctctttctcGTCCAAGTCCTGCGGTATTACGCCCATGTCGAAGCCTCCTCTACTCCCTTTTCCCATCATCTAACTACCAATTCAAATCACGGTCTTGGGCTCCTCGGATTCTCTTCTGGAATTCTCCCAGCATGCGCAGTTGCCTGTTCTCCCGATAGGTTGTCTTTCATCAGACATACCGTTCAAATCTTCCGCTTCGCCTTCTGGCTCGGCTTACGTTGCCACCAATATACCAACGATGACTTATCACACTGTAAAACACGTCGTTCATGGAGTCGTGTCGTTATAGGCATACCAGTCTCAGAACTCACATCAACTTTGGATGCGTTTAACGCAAAG ACCCCAACAGTCTATCTCACGGCCATCACTAACGACACTACCATGACGGTATCTGGGCCTCCGGAGATCCTGGACACATTCGTAGATCTCTTGCGCCCTTCGTGTCGCATTCTCACTCTACCGGTCGATACACTCTACCATGCTCCCATTCACAAGGACGGTGTCCGCAAGCAGGTCCTTGCAGACGTCGAGCGACGCAACATCAAATTCCCTACCACCGATGACCTCTGCTTTCCTCTACGCTCGACCTTTACCGGGGAGATCATCGACGTCTCCTGTTCCCTCTTGGAAGCGGTCACCGATATGATTCTGACTCAACCGGTAAATTGGGATAAAGTTACGAGTAGTCTATTTCAAGCTTTCCCAGGAGATGTTCCTGTTTCCCTCCTCAATTTCGGTCCTGGAACCGGCCTTGCTCGTAACATGGCAAAATCTTTGCCTCTAACCACGACAGTCGACCTCTCCCAAGTACCGTCCTTGCCCTCGGACGACGGGCGTGTACCCATTGCCATCGTGGGTATGGCCATCAACATGCCTGGAGCTCCAGACGTGGCCAAGTTGTGGAAGGTGCTTGAAGAGGGCATAAATACAGTGTCCGAG GTTCCAATGGAACGTTTCAATGTATCCGAATACAATCGTCCCTCGGACAAGGCCTCAAAACGCGCTATGAAAGCTCACACAGGAAATTTCATTGCCGATCCGAGCTTGTTCGATGCTCACTTTTTCCGGATTTCTCCCCGAGAGGCAAAGAGCATGGATCCTCAACAACGTATTTTGTTGCACACCGCTTACGAGGCGCTCGAAAATGCCGGTTACGTCCCGGATGCCACCCCCACTTTCCAGAAAGATACCTTTGGATGCTATGTTGGAGTCGCAACCGATGACTACATTCAGAACCTTCGGGATGAAATAGACGTCTACTACAGCACTG GCACCCTTCGCGCTTTCCTGAGCGGACGTATATCATATGCCATGGGTTGGAGCGGCCCATCCATCGTTATCGACACTGCTTGTTCCTCGTCTATGGTTTCATTATACCAGGCGTGCCGAGCATTGTCCAACAATGATTGCAATGCAGCGATTGCTGGAGGTGTCAATATCATTACCAGTCCCGAT ATGATGATCGGATTAGACCGTGGACACTTCTTGAGTCCGACCGGACAATGCAAAGCGTTTGACGCATCAGCAGATGGATACTCACGCTCTGAGGGATGTGGGCTGTTCGTCCTCAAGCGACTCTCTGATGCCATCGCCGAAAACGACAATATCCTTGGCGTTATACGTGGGATCGAAGTAAACCAGTCAGGCAACGCTCACTCCATCACGCATCCACACGCGCCCACTCAAGTCAAATTGTTCGGAAAGCTGTTGGACAAAGCAGGCGTTGACAGTCATCGCGTTAACGTCATTGAGGCGCACGGCACAGGGACTCAAGCCGGTGATCCTAACGAGCTGGAGAGCATCCGGAGGACATTTTGCATCGGTCGTCCGAAATCGAACCCTTTGCACATCACCTCTATCAAAGCCAATATCGGCCATCTTGAAGCTGCTAGTGGTGCTGCTGGCCTGGCCAAGCTCCTTCTCATGCTCCGGCATAAGACTATCCCACGGTTGATTTCTCTAAAGAATCTCAACCCGCTCATTGCACCGCTAGATACGGATACCACCGTAATTGATACCGTCGCATCGCAATGGGAGCCTTCGGAGCCGGGTATTGCGCGACTTTCCATGTTGAACAACTTTGGTGCGGCTGGGTCCAATGGTGCTCTCCTTCTGGAAGAATATTCCCAGGCTCCTCGGGAAAGTTCTACTCCCTCAACTGCACTTCCGTTCTGTCTTTCTGCCAAGGATGCGCGTGCATTGGAGGCACTCAGGCAACGTTATGTCGACTACCTAAAGCTCCCAGAAAACGAGAATGTGGATCTCGGCAATCTGGCATACACCATGACGGCCCGTCgtcagatctattcgtcgcGGCTGGCCATCACTGCGTCTACCCGTCAGGAGTTGATAGATAAGCTACAACAGGCAGTTCCGGCTCAGACAACGTCATCAGCAGATGTTGGCGTCGCGTTTGTTTTCTCTGGACAAGGAGGGCAGTATGTCGGGATGGGCGCTGACCTTTACAAAACTTGCCCTCTGTTCAAGAGACATCTTGACGAATGTCGTGATATCCTTCTTCGAATGGGATTCAATGATATCTTATCCGTCATTTTACCGTCCGGCGTTGAAAGTGGCGATGAGTTTGAGGTTTATCAAACTGCCGTGTTTTCCTTGGAGTACTCGTTGGCGCAACTCTGGATGTCATGGGGCCTCAAGCCCAAAGCAGTTATCGGACACAG CCTTGGTGAATATGCAGCTTTGGTCATCGCAGGCGTGCTGAGTCTCCGAAGTGCTCTATTCATAGTTGCATCTCGGGTAAGACTCATGCTTCGGACGTGCGCCCTCGGGACCACCGGAATGATAGCGGTCAATATTGATCCTCCCAAGATGGCTGAAGTCCTTGCGTCATCAGCGGATTTCGACTGCCTGAGCATTGCCTGTTACAACAGTGTGTCGGACTGTGTCGTTGCTGGTCCACATGGCCAACTCAAATCTCTAAAGGCACGCCTGGACAGCGAATTGCGTTTCAAGAATACAATCCTGAATGTTCCGTTTGGCTATCATTCACCCGCCATGAAACCCCTGGTGCGGGAACTTGATGCTGTCGCAGAGACCATCAGACTCAGTCCCCCAACCATTCCCATCGTCTCCAATGTATTTGGCAGCTTGATAGAGCCGAGAGATTCGGCTGTGTTCACACACACCTACTTTTCCCGCCACTGTGTGGAACCCGTCAGGTTCTCCGAAGGGTTCGCAATGCTCTTGGCCGATGCTGAGCTTTCTTCTAGTATTTGGATTGAGATTGGACCCCATCCAACGACTTTGCCCATGATGAAAGCGTGTCCAGCTCTACCCAAGAACGTGCGCCTGCTTCCGTCCTTGAGGAAACAGCAAGATCCATGGACTGTTCTGTCCTCCTCATTGTGTTCCCTGTTCTTGGAAACTTCTCATGTCATGTGGCGTGACGTCTACAATCATTTGGGACATGTCACTTGTGTTGACCTTCCATCATATCCTTTCGCTCCATCCAAGTTTTGGGTCGCCTTCAGAGACAATCAGCCTAAAATTGAATTGCCAGCTGAGGTACCAGGTTCAGATGACTTGGTGTCTGAATTCTCGTTGCTTCGTTCATGGGTCCAGCGTCCCTCGCCTGCCAACGGCAATCTGGCCATCTTTGACGTACCCATAAGCTCATTGGCTAAACTCATCACTGGACACATGGTCGGAGACTATCCTCTATGTCCCGCATCGGTTTACCATGAACTCGCGATGGCTGCGATTCGACTTTCGACGGAAGAAAGGCACACTGATCGTCATATAGTTTTGCGGGACATCGATTACGCGAAACCACTTGTGTACGCCAAGGAAGATGCGAGAAGCGTTCGAACCTCGATATCTCTGGACAATGGAACCTTCTCCGTTTTCTCCGTTGTACCTGGCGAATCTACTGAGCAAACACATTGTAATGGCAAGTTCGTTTGGGAGAGTACAAGAAAGGCCTCGCAAAAGTTCCTGCAGTACATACCTGTGCTCAACCGAGAGATCGCGGCTGTTGATACCAACGAGGAAGCAGAACTGTTCTCGGCGCGCACAGCGTATGAGATTATATTCCCTCGGGTTGTTCATTACTCCAAGCAGTATCATTCGATGCGGTCGTTGACCGTACACCCTTCGGGTATGGATGCTCATGCGACGATCAAAGTTCCTCATGCAGAGACTCCAGGGAAGTACGTCGTCCACCCAGTTTTTATGGACACCCTTTTGCATGTCGCAGGGTTCGTTGCAAACATGCAAGCGAGCACGACAGAAGCTTATATTTGCAGTCAAGTCGACTGCGTGAAGATATTGCCCGAAGTAGTAGATTACGATGCGACGTACGAAGTTTTCTGCCGCAATGCTTGGTTGCCGGAGGACGGTCTCATTCTCGCTGACGCTTATGCGGTCACTTCCGGCTCTCGTCCACAGATCGTTGCTCATCTCAAGCGCATGCACTTTCGCAAGGTTCGTCTTGCAAGCTTGAAACGTGCTTTGAATCTGGTCCAAGGAGGCGGTACGCAACCGCATCCTTCAAGTGCCACTGTGCCTGCTCCGATCGCACAAAGGAGTGCCGCTCCGCCTTCTCGAGGAATGGACGTTGTGAATCAAGTCCGGATGGCGGTAGCTGAAACTTGTGACCTTCCGATCTCTACGATCGAGGTCACCTCTGATCTCTCTTCCCTCGGCGTGGACTCCCTTATGAGCATTGAGATCCTCAGTCGGTTGCAAACGCTGTTCCCGGCTGCGCAGCTTGACGCACACGCCTTTGCATCCTTACATACGATAACGGAGATTGCTGCTGAGGTAGCCTCTAAGGGAGGCTTGGCTACAGAACAAGCTTGTGCACCTATTGCGCCTATTGTGCCTATCGTGAGCGAAGAGGACATTCTGGAATCAGTTCGAAAAGCCGTAGCGGATACCTGCGATCTCCCCGTTACAGCGATCGATGACTCTGCGGACCTTGCCTCCCTTGGCGTCGACTCCTTGATGAGGATAGAAATTTTTAGTCGACTACAGTCACTCTTTGCAAACACGGAGCTCGATGTACATGTGCTATCAAGTTTATCCACTGTACAAGAAATCGTGGCCGAAGTAAGATCTAAGAGAAACCCCTCCTCCTCTCCCGCTACTTCCACATTCTCAAGTCCACGGTCCTGCAAAACTGTCATTGGCGAAGAGACTGTCGCTGATTGCTCAAACGTGAAGACCGTGATTGCAGATATCCTTGGAATTGATGCCCAAGAATTTAGTGATGATACGAATCTGGAATGTCTTGGGCTCGACTCGTTAAGTTCGATCGAAGTGATGCAAGCAGCCCAGAACACTCTTTCCGTATCACTTCCGCAAGACCTTTTCGCTGCCCATCGGACGGTTCGAGATCTCAACGACTTTGTTCTTAGCAAACAGCATTGCCCCCTTTCTGGGGCGCTAACGAAGGCGCTCCAGCTTGATCAAATGCCCTTACCGCTTCTTCAAGTTAGTGGAAGCGCAACGCCTTTGTTTCTCATACACGACGGTAGTGGGCTTGTCAACTACTATGGCCGAATGCGAATGACAGATATCAAGCGGAGCGTATGGGGAATCTTCAATCCCAATTTTGCTACATCAGCACCGTGGGATGACCTGCAATCGATGGCGGCTGAGTATGCATCAGTCATCTCACAGTCGACAAAAGGAGATGTTCTTATAGGTG GGTGGTCTTTCGGTGGTGTTGTGGCTTACGAAGCGGCCCGCCAACTTATGCGGATGAAGAATGGCCGTCGCGTAAGGGGAGTTGTGCTGATTGACTCCCCGAGCCCAGTCAATCACGTTccgctctcttcttctctcatAGACGTCGTCGTGAATTTGGACCAGCGACTTTCAAAATCAGAAGTTGCCCGACTCGTAAAGGCACAGTTCCAAATGAATTCGGCGATTCTTGGAAAATACCAACCGTCGACCGACGGCCCTCATCCTTCCCTTGTTCTCCTCAGATCGTCTGAGGGGTTGAAACTGAAAGAAGACATGGAAATACCGACATGGTTGAGTGATCGGAGCGACGCTCGCGAAGCTGTTGCTGGCTGGCAGCAGCTCGTAGGCACTGAAGTGAGAGTGATGGATATACCAGGGAACCACTTTGAGCCGTTTAGTGAAGCTAAT ATTCCTTTGGTCTCTCAACGAGTCGCGGCTGCCTGCGAGTATCTCGAAAGTTTGGAATGA